AGCGGCGGGAGATAGATGCTGGTCGCGGACAGCTTGTCGCGTAAGGCTTCGGAGAACTCGCCGTTCTCGATCAGTATGTCGAGCGGAACGTCGCTTGCACCGAAAACGCGAACGTCGACCTTGAAACCGTGCGACGCGCCAGTGGGACGCACGATGCCGGTCTCCAGCGTTTCGGCCAGCCGCTCCTGGATCGCTGGATCGATCCGGTCGATCTCGTCGAGCATCAAGGTGCCACCGTCGCAATGCTGGATCAGCCCGATCTGCTTGTCGAAAGCGCCCGGGAAGGCGCCTTTCTCGTGGCCGAACAGAAGCGATTCCAGCGAATTGGCAGGCATGCCTGCGCAATTGACCAGACGCACGGCCGCCTTCGAACGGGTCGACGCCTGATGCATGGCGCGAAGCAGCATTTCCTTGCCGGTGCCTGTCTCGCCCTCGACGAGCACGTGCCCATGACCACGCGCTGCGGTTGCCGCCTTGGCAAGCGCGGTGCGGAACGGGGCTGCGGTGCCGACCATGGCATCGAAGTCCAGCACCTCGGAGAGCTTCTCCGTCATGGGCTGCAATTCGTCCTTTGGCGCTTCGCGACGCGTTGCGCTGCGCAAGGCCGAGAGAAAGCGTTCAGGGGCGATCGGCTTGATCAGGTAATCGTTGGCGCCTGCGCGCATGGCCTCGACCGCCAGCAAAGGCGAAGTACTCGCCGTGAGCATCATGACGGGAATATTCGGATTGTCAGCCTTCAAGGAGCGGATGAAATTGCAGGCGTTGTCGCCCGGCACCCATTGGTCGACCAGGACGGCACCAATCTGGGCACCCTCTTTCGAGGACAGGGTTTTTTGCGCTTCTTCGCAGCTTTCGACCACCAAAGTGCGCCACCCTTCGCGCGCGGCGAGGGCGGTGACGAGACGGCTTTGCGCCGGTTCGTCGTCGATCAGCATGAGAAGACGGCCTTCCTGACTCGCCATTGTCCCGCATACTCCTTCAGGCGCGCTCGCATGATCGCGGGCTCGCTGCCGAAGGGTCTATCGCAAATGGGTAAAGGGGCGATTAAGCCTGTAATTCGGCGGTGGATCGGGGAATTCAGGCACTTGTCGAAGATTAATCAGCGCTCTAGGGGTTCGTGGAATGAGTTAACATTTGAGGGACTGAGTATGGAACCGGGCAACGACATGAAAGCGCATAGCAAGACCTATGGCTCTTTCATCGGAATGCTTAAGTGGGCAATTCCCGTAATTGCGATCATAGCTGCGATCGTCGTCATCCTGATCTCCGGTTGAGCGCGCACTAGATGCGGATCGCTGTTCTGGCTGAGAGAGACGCCGGCGAAAGCCGCGTCGCATTGACGCCGGAAACGGCAAAAAAATTCATCGCACTTGGGGCCGATGTCGCGGTCGAAGAAGGCGCAGGGGTAAGCGCCTCCATCACCGACCAAGCCTATCGTGACGCCGGGGCCGAAGTGGCCCCAGCGGCAAAAGTCGTGGATGGCGCCGACATCGTGCTCGGGGTGCAGGCTCCCGATGTGGCGCTACTTGCGGGTGCGAAGCCGGGTGCGTGGGTCGCCGCGACATTCGATCCTTTTCGCGAGAAAGCGCGCGTCGAAGCCTATGCCAAGGCGGGACTGGAAGCGCTGTCGATGGAATTCATGCCGCGCATCACGCGCGCGCAGAGCATGGACGTCCTTTCCAGCCAGTCGAACCTGGCTGGCTACAAGGCCGTGCTGACTGCGGCGAATGTCTACGGCCGCGCCTTCCCGATGATGATGACCGCGGCCGGTACGGTGCAGGCGGCCAGGGTGTTCGTGATGGGTGTGGGCGTTGCCGGACTTCAGGCGATTGCGACTGCCAAGCGCCTCGGCGCGCAGGTCTCGGCCACCGATGTGCGCAGCGCCACGAAAGAGCAGATCATGTCGCTTGGCGCGAAGCCGGTTTTC
This DNA window, taken from Qipengyuania seohaensis, encodes the following:
- a CDS encoding sigma-54-dependent transcriptional regulator — translated: MASQEGRLLMLIDDEPAQSRLVTALAAREGWRTLVVESCEEAQKTLSSKEGAQIGAVLVDQWVPGDNACNFIRSLKADNPNIPVMMLTASTSPLLAVEAMRAGANDYLIKPIAPERFLSALRSATRREAPKDELQPMTEKLSEVLDFDAMVGTAAPFRTALAKAATAARGHGHVLVEGETGTGKEMLLRAMHQASTRSKAAVRLVNCAGMPANSLESLLFGHEKGAFPGAFDKQIGLIQHCDGGTLMLDEIDRIDPAIQERLAETLETGIVRPTGASHGFKVDVRVFGASDVPLDILIENGEFSEALRDKLSATSIYLPPLRDRLGDIPALTRYFLSRIAEQPGLKHHSIADSGLSLLEAYDWPGNVRQLQAVLFRASVFCDGEALTAESFPQLAELLGDGHRGESRARGLGVLLYQDDGNLRPLEEIEADIIRLAIGHYRGRMTEVARRLGIGRSTLYRKLSDLGIDNAA
- a CDS encoding aa3-type cytochrome c oxidase subunit IV, with the protein product MEPGNDMKAHSKTYGSFIGMLKWAIPVIAIIAAIVVILISG
- a CDS encoding NAD(P) transhydrogenase subunit alpha, which codes for MRIAVLAERDAGESRVALTPETAKKFIALGADVAVEEGAGVSASITDQAYRDAGAEVAPAAKVVDGADIVLGVQAPDVALLAGAKPGAWVAATFDPFREKARVEAYAKAGLEALSMEFMPRITRAQSMDVLSSQSNLAGYKAVLTAANVYGRAFPMMMTAAGTVQAARVFVMGVGVAGLQAIATAKRLGAQVSATDVRSATKEQIMSLGAKPVFVEDVAGIEGEGSGGYATEMSEEYQKAQAELVSSHIAKQDIVITTALIPGRDAPRLISDAQIASMKPGSVIFDLAVAQGGNVVGSQPDQTVEKHGVKIIGYSNTAGHLAADASALFARNLYNFLSAFWDEEAGKPVLDEEIGDAVRLTQGGKVVNERLAAQ